A region from the Candidatus Electrothrix scaldis genome encodes:
- a CDS encoding DUF1641 domain-containing protein: MTNEEKILARLDELTEEVREAKRAVRPYVELKQELEPLVHSMVHEATARLSGLDKNVDLEDVGEMVGQSLASSANIAEAVKTLNKVMDFKRDFEPYSHDMFHELTRRLHTALQGFEGENLQELLRQFILNMANMAEMMKLLGSVMDMKRDVTELSGPVIDDVIERLESLKQRGLFDDIEQLMEIGERACSRVKAINFEEIKPVKNIWGMMSAMKRPEVQEGLGVMLEMAAVMSVLKQPSQLHKQG, from the coding sequence ATGACCAATGAAGAAAAAATTCTCGCCCGCCTCGATGAACTCACCGAGGAAGTGCGGGAAGCCAAACGCGCTGTCAGGCCCTATGTGGAACTGAAGCAGGAGTTGGAGCCCTTAGTCCACTCTATGGTCCATGAGGCCACAGCACGTCTGAGTGGTCTGGATAAAAATGTAGACCTGGAAGATGTCGGGGAGATGGTCGGCCAGTCTCTGGCATCCAGTGCCAATATTGCCGAGGCCGTTAAAACCCTGAATAAGGTTATGGACTTTAAAAGGGATTTTGAGCCGTACAGCCATGATATGTTTCATGAGCTGACCCGTCGCCTGCACACAGCTCTCCAGGGCTTTGAGGGAGAAAATCTGCAGGAGTTGCTCAGGCAGTTTATCCTTAATATGGCGAATATGGCCGAAATGATGAAGCTACTCGGCTCCGTTATGGATATGAAACGCGATGTCACCGAGTTAAGCGGACCAGTCATTGACGATGTCATTGAGCGGCTGGAGAGTCTCAAACAACGCGGTCTGTTTGACGACATTGAACAATTAATGGAGATCGGAGAACGGGCCTGCTCCAGGGTAAAGGCAATTAACTTTGAAGAAATTAAGCCAGTAAAAAATATTTGGGGCATGATGTCTGCTATGAAACGTCCCGAAGTACAGGAAGGGCTTGGTGTAATGCTGGAAATGGCCGCTGTTATGT
- a CDS encoding FAD/NAD(P)-binding oxidoreductase → MKKLVILGAGCAGTMVANNLRKKLNRDEWSITIIDKDDKHIYQPGLIFIPFGMYKPEEIVRTRSEFISKGVNFVVDEIIAVDKEAQVVETTAGKYEYDKIIVCTGVGLAPEEIPGMMDGWQTKIFDFYTLEGAINLEKKLRSFKSGKMVLDIAEFPYKCPVAPLEFVYLADWYFTERGVRDDIEIQFVTPMTGAFTKPKASAYFTKMMQDKNIKVTADFILAEVDCENNKLISASGDEIEWDLLVSIPPNVGARYLVNSEIAMDEVGYVKTNNHTLQAEAHENMYVLGDTTTIPTSKAGSVAHFSAEIMVENFMREIDGEPVRPDYDGHSNCFIETGFGKASLIDFNYEYEPLPGKFPLPGLGPFTLLGDTKANHWGKMMFKWIYWNKLLTGEELPLEAQMSLAGKVQE, encoded by the coding sequence ATGAAAAAGTTGGTTATTCTTGGAGCGGGTTGTGCAGGAACAATGGTTGCAAACAATTTGCGCAAAAAACTGAATCGTGACGAATGGTCAATCACGATCATTGATAAAGATGACAAACATATTTATCAGCCCGGCCTGATCTTTATCCCCTTTGGCATGTATAAGCCGGAAGAAATTGTCCGTACTCGTAGCGAGTTTATTAGCAAGGGTGTTAATTTTGTCGTGGATGAAATTATCGCTGTCGACAAAGAGGCACAAGTAGTTGAAACGACAGCTGGCAAATACGAATATGACAAAATCATCGTTTGTACAGGTGTGGGCTTGGCCCCGGAAGAAATTCCAGGCATGATGGACGGCTGGCAGACCAAAATCTTTGACTTTTATACCCTGGAAGGAGCCATAAACCTGGAAAAGAAGCTACGTAGCTTCAAGAGCGGCAAGATGGTTCTGGACATTGCTGAATTCCCGTATAAATGCCCAGTTGCTCCATTGGAGTTCGTCTATCTTGCCGACTGGTATTTTACCGAGCGTGGGGTACGTGATGATATAGAAATCCAATTTGTTACCCCAATGACCGGAGCCTTTACGAAGCCCAAGGCCTCTGCCTACTTTACCAAAATGATGCAGGATAAAAACATCAAGGTTACAGCAGACTTTATCCTTGCTGAGGTTGACTGCGAAAATAATAAATTAATTTCTGCTTCTGGCGATGAAATTGAGTGGGATCTGCTGGTTTCCATCCCACCTAATGTAGGAGCGCGTTATCTAGTCAATTCTGAAATCGCTATGGATGAAGTAGGTTACGTTAAAACAAATAATCACACCTTGCAGGCAGAAGCGCACGAGAACATGTATGTGCTCGGTGACACCACCACCATTCCTACTTCCAAGGCAGGTTCCGTTGCCCATTTCTCTGCTGAGATCATGGTCGAGAATTTCATGCGCGAGATCGACGGTGAGCCTGTTCGACCAGATTACGATGGTCACTCCAACTGCTTTATCGAGACTGGCTTTGGCAAGGCCTCTCTTATCGACTTCAACTATGAATACGAGCCCCTGCCTGGTAAGTTCCCCCTTCCTGGCCTCGGACCATTTACCCTTCTTGGTGATACCAAAGCTAACCATTGGGGTAAGATGATGTTTAAATGGATATACTGGAACAAACTGCTGACCGGCGAGGAGTTGCCGCTTGAGGCCCAGATGTCTCTTGCGGGTAAAGTTCAGGAATAA